From the Deinococcus misasensis DSM 22328 genome, one window contains:
- a CDS encoding DegV family protein, with amino-acid sequence MLKVITDSTCDLLPEQVEAHHLTVVPLYVNFDGKLHKDRLEINTPDIFNGVKAGKKIPSTSQPSPEDFKAVYDNALMLSDHVLSVHISSKMSGTAQSATIAAKEFPGKVTVFDSETVSVGLGMMAMRASDMAWMGGRLEDIVATLEKIRQKQSIRFTVDTLEFLRLNGRIGGAQALLGSLLNIKPLLAVKAGRVEAAGRVRGRPQALKELQNHVAKYVQENGPSRLCMIDTPGAEEEARTMAEALRATGVEVVGVNQLGAVVATHAGPGTIGYGIEPINL; translated from the coding sequence ATGCTCAAAGTCATCACCGATTCGACCTGTGATCTTCTTCCAGAACAGGTAGAAGCCCACCACCTGACCGTGGTTCCCCTGTACGTGAACTTCGACGGAAAACTTCACAAAGACCGTCTGGAAATCAACACCCCTGACATCTTCAATGGGGTCAAGGCAGGCAAAAAAATCCCCTCCACCAGCCAACCCTCCCCAGAGGATTTCAAAGCGGTTTATGACAATGCCCTGATGCTTTCAGACCATGTGCTGTCGGTGCACATCTCCAGCAAAATGTCTGGCACCGCCCAGAGTGCCACCATTGCGGCCAAAGAATTTCCTGGCAAAGTCACGGTTTTTGATTCTGAAACCGTTTCTGTGGGTCTGGGCATGATGGCCATGCGGGCCAGCGACATGGCCTGGATGGGTGGTCGCCTTGAAGACATCGTGGCCACCCTTGAAAAAATCCGCCAGAAGCAAAGCATCCGGTTTACCGTCGACACCCTGGAATTTTTGCGCTTGAATGGTCGCATTGGTGGAGCACAGGCCCTGCTTGGCAGCTTGCTCAACATCAAACCCCTGCTGGCGGTCAAAGCAGGCCGCGTGGAAGCTGCAGGGCGGGTGCGTGGGCGTCCACAGGCCCTCAAAGAGCTGCAAAACCATGTGGCCAAATACGTGCAGGAAAATGGCCCGAGCCGCCTGTGCATGATTGACACCCCTGGAGCTGAAGAAGAAGCCCGCACCATGGCAGAAGCCCTTCGTGCCACTGGAGTGGAAGTGGTGGGCGTGAATCAACTGGGGGCCGTGGTGGCCACCCACGCAGG